The following proteins are encoded in a genomic region of Acetobacter oryzoeni:
- a CDS encoding TatD family hydrolase encodes MMTEDVTKLAGLIDSHCHLDHFSAEEMPELLEAAKEAGLSGMVTIGTRLARAPQQKALAKLDTPDMRVWCTVGTHPDHVEEEPLPTVADIVAIADVPEVIGIGETGLDYFHGKEDVRPLQHEYFRQHIRAARELDVPVIIHARQADEDVATILEEEHAKGAFPILLHCFASGPELAQRVVNLGGYVSFSGIATFPKCDEIRAVARDLPADRIVVETDSPYLAPVPKRGKRNQPAFVAHTAARIAQERGMELPDFTRMTTENFYRLFRKAV; translated from the coding sequence ATGATGACAGAGGACGTTACAAAGCTGGCAGGGTTAATAGATTCTCACTGCCATCTTGATCATTTTTCAGCCGAGGAAATGCCAGAACTGCTTGAGGCCGCCAAAGAGGCGGGCTTGAGCGGGATGGTTACCATCGGCACCCGCTTGGCCCGTGCACCGCAACAAAAGGCGCTGGCCAAGCTAGATACGCCAGATATGCGCGTATGGTGCACCGTTGGCACACATCCAGACCATGTAGAGGAAGAACCTCTGCCCACTGTGGCGGATATTGTGGCCATTGCAGATGTGCCTGAAGTGATTGGCATTGGTGAAACCGGGCTGGATTACTTCCACGGCAAGGAAGATGTGCGCCCACTTCAGCACGAGTATTTTCGCCAGCATATTCGTGCCGCGCGGGAACTGGATGTGCCGGTTATTATCCACGCTCGCCAGGCAGACGAAGATGTGGCCACAATTTTAGAGGAAGAACATGCAAAAGGGGCTTTTCCCATTTTGCTGCATTGTTTTGCTTCTGGCCCGGAACTGGCGCAGCGTGTGGTTAATCTGGGCGGATATGTCAGTTTTTCAGGTATCGCCACATTTCCGAAATGCGATGAAATCCGGGCTGTTGCGCGCGATCTTCCGGCAGATCGCATTGTGGTGGAAACCGATTCTCCCTACCTCGCTCCCGTGCCAAAGCGCGGTAAGCGCAATCAGCCGGCTTTTGTGGCGCATACGGCCGCCCGGATTGCACAGGAACGCGGCATGGAACTGCCAGATTTCACACGCATGACCACAGAAAACTTCTACCGGTTATTCCGCAAGGCAGTGTGA
- a CDS encoding MBL fold metallo-hydrolase — protein sequence MKITVLGCGGSAGVPMVGGADGHGIWGACNPKEPRNTRTRSSILLRLKNGAGVLVDTGPDLRTQLLANGIRDFESIIFTHAHADHIAGLDEVRAINRVIEKPLHAYGAAQTLEDIQRRFDYVFKPWTPPNFFRAVVEAHPVKMGQPVTISGTEFTLFEQVHGRVGSTGVRCGDFVYSTDVMEFPEDSVEVLRGVDTWMVDCFQRQPHSAHAWLERVLEWQQAINPRRIILTHMGPDMDWQWMQDHLPAGMEPAWDGAVFEVADP from the coding sequence ATGAAAATTACAGTTCTGGGGTGTGGTGGGTCTGCTGGAGTGCCCATGGTTGGTGGTGCCGATGGTCACGGAATCTGGGGCGCATGTAACCCGAAGGAACCCCGGAACACCCGCACACGCTCTTCCATTCTGCTGCGGTTAAAAAATGGTGCTGGCGTATTGGTGGATACGGGGCCGGATTTGCGTACCCAGCTTTTGGCGAATGGCATTAGGGATTTTGAATCCATTATCTTCACCCATGCCCATGCGGATCATATTGCCGGGTTGGATGAGGTGCGCGCCATTAACCGCGTGATTGAAAAGCCTCTACACGCTTATGGAGCAGCGCAAACGCTGGAAGATATTCAGCGGCGGTTTGATTATGTGTTCAAACCGTGGACACCACCAAACTTTTTCCGTGCTGTGGTGGAAGCACACCCGGTAAAAATGGGGCAGCCTGTTACCATAAGCGGTACGGAGTTTACCCTGTTTGAGCAGGTACATGGCCGTGTTGGCTCGACTGGTGTGCGGTGTGGAGATTTTGTTTACAGCACTGATGTGATGGAGTTTCCCGAAGACTCTGTAGAAGTTCTGCGTGGGGTAGATACGTGGATGGTGGATTGCTTCCAACGCCAGCCCCATAGTGCACATGCTTGGTTGGAACGCGTGCTGGAATGGCAGCAGGCTATTAATCCACGCCGCATAATACTCACCCATATGGGCCCGGATATGGATTGGCAGTGGATGCAGGACCATCTTCCCGCAGGTATGGAACCGGCATGGGATGGCGCAGTGTTTGAGGTTGCTGACCCTTAA
- a CDS encoding universal stress protein has translation MKDVRKILLPLPSTSNAEAALIRGYNFARRFGAHLAVLHIRPDGREMAPLAGEGLSGAMVEDLMRSAEHEGARHAHEVHALFERFVAAHPDIQVVPPRGPFPMDTPTISFNILRGAESEIVPAQARLSDFTLVPHPDSGDAVSSSETLHAVLFDSGRPVVIAPRTPPKGLIKRVCIAWNGTAEASSALRGALAWALTADAVRVLHCGDYQRRGPTAQDVVDYLAIHGITADCVEFPPVDRDVGKGLEAACKDFNADMLAMGAYSHSRLRQLILGGVTRYTLEHADITVLMSR, from the coding sequence ATGAAAGATGTTCGTAAAATTCTGCTGCCGCTTCCCAGCACATCCAATGCTGAAGCCGCACTGATCCGAGGCTATAACTTTGCCCGCCGCTTTGGCGCTCATCTGGCTGTGCTGCATATTCGTCCAGATGGGCGGGAAATGGCGCCGCTGGCAGGTGAAGGCCTTTCCGGCGCCATGGTGGAAGACCTGATGCGCTCTGCCGAGCACGAAGGCGCACGCCATGCGCATGAAGTGCACGCCCTGTTTGAACGCTTTGTGGCAGCGCATCCAGATATTCAGGTGGTGCCGCCACGCGGCCCCTTCCCGATGGATACGCCAACCATCAGCTTTAACATTCTGCGCGGTGCGGAAAGTGAAATTGTGCCTGCGCAGGCACGCTTGTCTGACTTCACGCTCGTGCCGCACCCCGATTCAGGTGATGCTGTTTCATCTTCCGAAACCCTGCATGCCGTTCTGTTTGATAGCGGACGCCCGGTGGTTATTGCCCCGCGCACACCGCCCAAAGGGCTTATCAAGCGTGTTTGCATTGCATGGAACGGCACGGCAGAAGCCTCGTCCGCTCTGCGTGGCGCTCTGGCATGGGCATTAACCGCAGATGCCGTACGCGTGCTGCACTGTGGAGATTACCAGCGCCGCGGCCCCACCGCGCAAGATGTGGTGGATTATCTGGCTATTCACGGCATTACGGCGGATTGCGTGGAGTTCCCGCCCGTGGATCGAGATGTGGGCAAAGGGCTGGAAGCTGCGTGTAAAGACTTTAATGCCGACATGCTGGCCATGGGTGCTTATTCGCACTCTCGCCTACGCCAGCTCATTCTGGGGGGTGTTACCCGTTATACGCTGGAACATGCCGACATTACGGTGCTGATGAGCCGCTAA
- the pdxH gene encoding pyridoxamine 5'-phosphate oxidase, producing the protein MPQLYVNEHELSPSMTETSPSPATLPLDSQPLIDLAANPFTLFETWMKEAEKTEVNDPNAMVLATATRDGRPSARIVLLKGADHKGFVFYTNTHSRKGRELEENPHVALLFHWKSLRRQIRIEGAVTPVTPEEADAYFASRSRVSRLGAVASDQSRPLADRAVFEERLKQAEEAYPQDPIPRPANWSGYRVNPEYFEFWQERRFRLHDRAVWARNGNDWDVTRLYP; encoded by the coding sequence ATGCCGCAGCTTTACGTAAACGAACACGAATTGAGTCCGAGCATGACGGAAACCTCACCTTCTCCCGCAACCCTCCCATTAGACAGTCAGCCTCTGATTGATCTGGCAGCCAACCCGTTTACGCTGTTTGAGACATGGATGAAGGAGGCGGAAAAGACAGAGGTGAACGACCCCAACGCCATGGTGCTGGCCACCGCCACGCGGGATGGCAGACCATCGGCCCGCATTGTGTTACTTAAAGGGGCAGACCATAAAGGGTTTGTGTTTTATACCAACACGCACAGCCGCAAGGGGCGTGAGCTGGAAGAAAACCCGCACGTAGCCCTGCTGTTTCACTGGAAAAGCTTGCGCCGCCAGATTCGGATTGAAGGGGCTGTTACCCCCGTAACACCGGAAGAAGCCGATGCGTATTTTGCGAGTCGGAGCCGTGTTTCCCGCCTTGGTGCTGTAGCATCGGATCAATCCCGCCCGCTGGCAGACCGCGCCGTATTTGAAGAACGCCTGAAACAGGCGGAAGAAGCATACCCGCAAGACCCCATTCCCCGCCCGGCCAACTGGTCTGGCTACCGGGTAAACCCGGAATATTTTGAGTTCTGGCAGGAACGGCGCTTCCGCTTGCATGATCGCGCTGTATGGGCACGTAATGGAAACGATTGGGATGTTACGCGTTTATATCCGTAA
- the fabI gene encoding enoyl-ACP reductase FabI, with the protein MSSPNATLPAQGTLMKGKKGLVMGVANDRSIAWGIASAVAAQGGELAFTYQGEALGKRVQPLAESVGSSLVLPCDVTDDAAIDAAFATIEKEWGELDFVVHAIGWADKQFLRGRYVDTPREAFLKALDISCYSFTAVAQRASKLMKNGGSLLTLSYLGAERVMPHYNVMGIAKAALEASVRYMATDLGRDGIRVNAISAGPIKTLAANGIGDFRYILKWNQYNSPLERNVALEEVGGAGLYMVSDLSSGVTGEVHHVDCGYHVVGMKNPTAPDISVAGD; encoded by the coding sequence ATGTCTTCTCCCAACGCCACATTGCCTGCTCAGGGAACGCTCATGAAGGGCAAGAAGGGTCTGGTAATGGGTGTCGCTAATGATCGTTCCATTGCATGGGGCATTGCCTCCGCCGTTGCGGCACAGGGTGGGGAGCTTGCGTTTACGTATCAGGGCGAAGCTCTGGGCAAGCGCGTGCAGCCTTTGGCAGAAAGCGTAGGCTCCAGCCTGGTTCTGCCTTGCGATGTTACAGATGACGCCGCCATTGATGCCGCTTTTGCCACCATTGAAAAAGAATGGGGTGAGCTTGACTTTGTGGTGCACGCCATTGGTTGGGCAGACAAGCAGTTCCTGCGTGGGCGCTATGTTGATACCCCGCGTGAAGCGTTTTTGAAGGCGCTGGATATTTCCTGCTATTCCTTCACGGCCGTTGCGCAGCGCGCTTCCAAGCTGATGAAAAATGGTGGCTCCTTGCTAACCCTGAGCTATCTGGGTGCAGAACGGGTGATGCCGCATTACAACGTAATGGGCATTGCCAAGGCTGCGTTGGAAGCTTCTGTGCGGTATATGGCAACAGATCTGGGGCGTGATGGCATCCGCGTAAACGCCATTTCCGCAGGCCCGATCAAAACCCTTGCCGCCAACGGCATTGGGGATTTCCGCTACATTCTGAAGTGGAACCAGTACAACTCACCGCTCGAACGCAACGTGGCGTTGGAAGAAGTGGGTGGCGCTGGCCTGTATATGGTGTCTGATCTTTCATCCGGCGTAACGGGTGAAGTGCACCATGTGGATTGCGGCTACCATGTTGTGGGCATGAAAAACCCAACTGCTCCTGATATTTCTGTAGCTGGGGACTGA
- the aroC gene encoding chorismate synthase, protein MSYNTFGQLFRVTTWGESHGPAIGCVVDGCPPRLALTEADIQPFLDKRKPGQSAFTTQRKEPDQVRILSGVFEGQTTGTPISLMIENTDQRSRDYGDIARTYRPGHADLTYDLKYGIRDYRGGGRSSARETACRVAAGAVARKILGDGVRIRAALVQLGPHDIDRTRWDWEEVNRNPFFCPDAGVVAEWEEYLAGIRKAGSSIGAVIEVVAEGVPAGLGAPVYGKLDSDLAAALMSINAVKGVEIGDGFASASLTGQENADPLYMRDGKLTFGANHAGGILGGISSGQPIVARFAVKPTSSMLTPVPSITTDGKETEVITKGRHDPCVGIRAVPVGEAMMACVLADHLMRHRAQVG, encoded by the coding sequence GTGTCTTACAATACCTTCGGACAGCTTTTCCGTGTGACCACTTGGGGTGAAAGCCACGGCCCGGCCATTGGCTGTGTTGTGGATGGATGCCCGCCACGTCTGGCGCTTACAGAAGCAGATATTCAGCCGTTTCTGGATAAGCGCAAGCCGGGGCAATCCGCCTTTACCACACAGCGTAAAGAGCCGGATCAGGTGCGTATTCTGTCTGGCGTGTTCGAAGGGCAGACAACAGGCACGCCTATCTCTCTGATGATCGAAAACACAGATCAGCGCTCGCGCGATTACGGCGATATTGCCCGTACATATCGCCCCGGCCATGCTGATCTGACGTATGATCTGAAATACGGCATCCGTGATTATCGTGGTGGCGGGCGTTCCTCTGCGCGTGAAACGGCTTGCCGTGTGGCCGCTGGCGCTGTGGCCCGCAAGATTTTGGGCGATGGCGTGCGTATTCGTGCTGCGCTGGTGCAGCTTGGCCCGCATGATATCGACCGCACGCGTTGGGATTGGGAAGAGGTAAACCGCAATCCCTTTTTCTGCCCAGATGCCGGTGTTGTGGCGGAATGGGAAGAATATCTTGCAGGTATTCGCAAGGCGGGATCTTCCATTGGTGCCGTGATTGAGGTTGTGGCTGAGGGTGTGCCTGCCGGTTTAGGTGCCCCTGTTTACGGTAAGCTGGATTCAGATCTGGCTGCGGCTCTTATGAGCATCAATGCCGTCAAAGGCGTTGAAATTGGAGATGGCTTTGCTTCTGCATCCCTCACGGGGCAGGAAAATGCAGATCCGTTGTATATGCGAGATGGCAAGCTGACTTTTGGCGCCAACCACGCAGGTGGTATTTTGGGCGGTATTTCCAGCGGCCAGCCTATTGTGGCTCGCTTTGCCGTTAAGCCAACCAGCTCCATGCTCACGCCGGTTCCATCCATCACAACCGATGGCAAGGAAACGGAAGTGATTACCAAAGGCCGGCATGACCCATGTGTGGGTATTCGTGCCGTACCAGTGGGTGAAGCCATGATGGCCTGCGTGTTGGCAGACCATCTAATGCGCCACCGGGCACAGGTGGGCTAA
- a CDS encoding OsmC family protein: MSIIKYGSAHWEGSIKEGKGTISTESGALKDQPYGFNTRFEGKPGSNPEELLGAAHAACFSMAFSLILGEAGLTASAIDTRADVNLNKKDDGFEIDKVNLTLKARIPGATADQFEKLATKAKEGCPVSKLFKGASITLEATLLD, translated from the coding sequence ATGAGCATTATCAAATACGGTTCCGCACATTGGGAAGGTTCCATCAAGGAAGGCAAAGGCACAATTTCCACCGAAAGTGGAGCCTTAAAAGACCAACCTTACGGCTTTAACACCCGCTTTGAAGGCAAGCCCGGTTCCAACCCGGAAGAGCTTTTGGGCGCTGCCCATGCCGCCTGTTTTTCCATGGCTTTTTCGCTCATTCTGGGTGAAGCGGGGCTGACTGCTTCTGCCATTGATACACGCGCAGACGTGAACCTGAACAAAAAGGATGACGGGTTTGAAATAGATAAAGTCAACCTCACCCTTAAGGCGCGTATTCCGGGCGCAACTGCGGATCAGTTTGAAAAACTGGCTACAAAAGCCAAGGAAGGCTGCCCGGTTTCCAAACTGTTCAAAGGGGCCTCCATTACCTTGGAAGCCACTCTGCTAGACTAA